Proteins found in one Mytilus edulis chromosome 2, xbMytEdul2.2, whole genome shotgun sequence genomic segment:
- the LOC139512177 gene encoding DNA ligase 1-like isoform X4 has translation MAFNPDDTFSEFLEFCKPYLELQKSTELIKLLQKRFSDCQEEFKKSSDFADLTEITCAKIESDSKNIFIHLRDFLAELKSKQIDKKRKREATLHDEYDAPSPKSSKGETSDVDSDGGWHKFIKKTATDCKKGRSEYLDLNKTKEVISNQEEQMCITIDDSDEEDTDSSVVNLTVRKPENNTSKQPDKSSAKKIDLNVLNHTKNNSHTNKLKLVQSTTKSQVTSSTTNICNSGLIQKLHKTIESCYSPAQSQKQQKHVTNAQLTESDKCENKCSNKKPLNDIETIVLVDDDEDEDKNEERYEIQNIKRTDKNLTSVNQEKTIRNKESSPRDTNVKKVCETIDIVNKTKDHVNTEPTRIQIIEKETEVKQLTDKETNDIGDEVEGMHVSEQKTVACTQQKIQSSPKVETSEEPKSECKTDELTKDKEEIRISEDCQVLVPNVDKAQKETSVKVTESNIQKASGTKESNVPADEPISLIERNENSENENQEAKQEENKSGTSDIPNDQQVAKEICNGEHAAKEISNAENVEAGNESVAIEDKQDEQKAEKTKTGSKKQIARLEKLLEDLRNKIEGLKEKEVTLDEMDDECSSYILEDKYQQKFVKVWKKICELKNKSAATGRPIERRFKYSGTRYPEINRKLEKFVNKRKEFPDYHDVKAVITKVNQDKKIGLGSTAIERLAREAFLDVGESLQKRRRQDLAYTSAGHVKAVDKLPEDPASHDPDLKKKLNENRKHYKEKMEQVMKKYSDIATATEPNEEENQSEDEDDEEETSQNIDVPEITTS, from the exons ATGGCTTTCAACCCAGATGATACCTTTTCAGAG TTTTTAGAGTTTTGTAAACCTTACTTAGAACTACAAAAATCTACAGAACTGATTAAATTACTGCAGAAAAGGTTTAGTGACTGTCAAGAAGAATTCAAAAAGTCTTCAGACTTTGCAGATTTAACAGAAATTACCTGTGCCAAAATAGAAAGTGatagtaaaaatatatttattcatcttAGAGATTTTCTGGCCGAGTTAAAGTCTAAGCAGATTGACAAAAAAAGGAAAAGGGAGGCAACTCTTCATGATGAATATGATGCACCAAGTCCTAAATCTTCTAAAGGGGAAACAAGCGATGTTGATAGTGATGGGGGTTGgcataaatttatcaaaaagacTGCAACTGATTGCAAAAAAGGTAGATCAGAATATCTAGACCTCAATAAAACAAAAGAAGTCATTTCAAATCAAGAGGAACAAATGTGTATAACTATAGATGATAGTGATGAGGAGGACACAGACAGTAGTGTTGTGAATTTAACAGTCAGGAAACCAGAAAATAATACATCGAAACAACCTGACAAATCCAGTGCTAAAAAGATAGATCTGAACGTACTAAATCATACCAAAAACAACTCTCATACAAATAAGCTCAAACTGGTGCAAAGCACTACAAAGTCTCAGGTCACATCATCAACTACAAATATCTGCAACTCAGGTCTCATACAAAAGTTACACAAAACTATTGAAAGTTGTTACTCGCCTGCTCAAAGTCAAAAACAGCAAAAGCATGTTACAAATGCGCAGTTGACAGAATCAGATAAATGTGAAAACAAATGTTCAAACAAGAAACCCCTAAATGACATTGAAACTATTGTATTAGTCGATGATGATGAAGATGAGGATAAAAATGAAGAAaggtatgaaattcaaaacataaaaaggaCTGATAAAAATCTGACTTCAGTAAATCAAGAGAAGACTATTAGAAACAAAGAATCTAGTCCTCGAGACACCAATGTAAAGAAAGTTTGTGAAACTATAGACATAGTGAATAAAACAAAAGATCATGTTAATACAGAACCAACTAGAATACAAATCATCGAAAAGGAGACAGAAGTCAAACAATTAACAGACAAAGAAACAAATGACATAGGGGATGAAGTTGAAGGTATGCATG TTTCTGAACAGAAAACAGTGGCATGCACCCAACAGAAAATTCAAAGTAGTCCTAAGGTTGAAACTTCAGAGGAACCAAAATCAGAATGTAAGACAGATGAACTAACCAAGGATAAAGAAGAAATTCGAATATCAGAAGACTGCCAGGTATTGGTACCAAATGTAGATAAGGCACAGAAAGAAACTAGTGTGAAAGTTACAGAATCAAATATTCAGAAAGCTTCTGGAACAAAGGAGTCTAACGTTCCTGCTGATGAGCCTATCAGTTTGattgaaagaaatgaaaattCAGAGAATGAAAACCAAGAAGCAAAACAGGAAGAAAATAAATCAG GCACCAGTGACATTCCCAATGATCAGCAAGTAGCAAAAGAAATTTGCAATGGTGAGCATGCAGCAAAAGAAATTAGCAATGCAGAAAATGTTGAAGCAGGAAACGAATCTGTAGCAATTGAAGACAAACAAGATGAACAGAAAGCAGAAAAGACTAAAACTGGTTCAAAAAAACAAATAGCTAGACTTGAAAAACTACTAGAG gaTTTGAGAAATAAGATAGAAGGACTTAAAGAGAAGGAGGTTACTCTTGATGAAATGGATGATGAGTGTTCTTCATATATTTTGGAAGACAAATACCAACAAAAGTTTGTCAAAGTATGGAAAAAAATATGTGAGCTGAAAAATAAATCAGCAGCCACTGGCCGTCCTATTGAAAGAAGGTTTAAGTATTCAg GGACACGTTACCCTGAGATAAACAGAAAGCTGGAGAAATTTGTCAACAAAAGAAAGGAATTTCCAGATTATCATGATGTTAAAGCTGTCATTACAAAAGTTAATCAAGACAAAAAGATTGGTTTAGG ATCTACAGCAATTGAGAGATTAGCAAGAGAAGCCTTCTTAGATGTAGGAGAATCTCTTCAGAAGAGACGAAGACAAGATTTGGCATACACCTCAGCTGGTCATGTTAAGGCTGTTGATAA
- the LOC139512177 gene encoding DNA ligase 1-like isoform X3 — MAFNPDDTFSEFLEFCKPYLELQKSTELIKLLQKRFSDCQEEFKKSSDFADLTEITCAKIESDSKNIFIHLRDFLAELKSKQIDKKRKREATLHDEYDAPSPKSSKGETSDVDSDGGWHKFIKKTATDCKKGRSEYLDLNKTKEVISNQEEQMCITIDDSDEEDTDSSVVNLTVRKPENNTSKQPDKSSAKKIDLNVLNHTKNNSHTNKLKLVQSTTKSQVTSSTTNICNSGLIQKLHKTIESCYSPAQSQKQQKHVTNAQLTESDKCENKCSNKKPLNDIETIVLVDDDEDEDKNEERYEIQNIKRTDKNLTSVNQEKTIRNKESSPRDTNVKKVCETIDIVNKTKDHVNTEPTRIQIIEKETEVKQLTDKETNDIGDEVEGMHVSEQKTVACTQQKIQSSPKVETSEEPKSECKTDELTKDKEEIRISEDCQVLVPNVDKAQKETSVKVTESNIQKASGTKESNVPADEPISLIERNENSENENQEAKQEENKSGTSDIPNDQQVAKEICNGEHAAKEISNAENVEAGNESVAIEDKQDEQKAEKTKTGSKKQIARLEKLLEDLRNKIEGLKEKEVTLDEMDDECSSYILEDKYQQKFVKVWKKICELKNKSAATGRPIERRFKYSGTRYPEINRKLEKFVNKRKEFPDYHDVKAVITKVNQDKKIGLGSTAIERLAREAFLDVGESLQKRRRQDLAYTSAGHVKAVDKLPEDPASHDPDLKKKLNENRKHYKEKMEQVMKKYSDIATATEPNEEENQSEDEDDEEETSQNIDSLKTEEVQY; from the exons ATGGCTTTCAACCCAGATGATACCTTTTCAGAG TTTTTAGAGTTTTGTAAACCTTACTTAGAACTACAAAAATCTACAGAACTGATTAAATTACTGCAGAAAAGGTTTAGTGACTGTCAAGAAGAATTCAAAAAGTCTTCAGACTTTGCAGATTTAACAGAAATTACCTGTGCCAAAATAGAAAGTGatagtaaaaatatatttattcatcttAGAGATTTTCTGGCCGAGTTAAAGTCTAAGCAGATTGACAAAAAAAGGAAAAGGGAGGCAACTCTTCATGATGAATATGATGCACCAAGTCCTAAATCTTCTAAAGGGGAAACAAGCGATGTTGATAGTGATGGGGGTTGgcataaatttatcaaaaagacTGCAACTGATTGCAAAAAAGGTAGATCAGAATATCTAGACCTCAATAAAACAAAAGAAGTCATTTCAAATCAAGAGGAACAAATGTGTATAACTATAGATGATAGTGATGAGGAGGACACAGACAGTAGTGTTGTGAATTTAACAGTCAGGAAACCAGAAAATAATACATCGAAACAACCTGACAAATCCAGTGCTAAAAAGATAGATCTGAACGTACTAAATCATACCAAAAACAACTCTCATACAAATAAGCTCAAACTGGTGCAAAGCACTACAAAGTCTCAGGTCACATCATCAACTACAAATATCTGCAACTCAGGTCTCATACAAAAGTTACACAAAACTATTGAAAGTTGTTACTCGCCTGCTCAAAGTCAAAAACAGCAAAAGCATGTTACAAATGCGCAGTTGACAGAATCAGATAAATGTGAAAACAAATGTTCAAACAAGAAACCCCTAAATGACATTGAAACTATTGTATTAGTCGATGATGATGAAGATGAGGATAAAAATGAAGAAaggtatgaaattcaaaacataaaaaggaCTGATAAAAATCTGACTTCAGTAAATCAAGAGAAGACTATTAGAAACAAAGAATCTAGTCCTCGAGACACCAATGTAAAGAAAGTTTGTGAAACTATAGACATAGTGAATAAAACAAAAGATCATGTTAATACAGAACCAACTAGAATACAAATCATCGAAAAGGAGACAGAAGTCAAACAATTAACAGACAAAGAAACAAATGACATAGGGGATGAAGTTGAAGGTATGCATG TTTCTGAACAGAAAACAGTGGCATGCACCCAACAGAAAATTCAAAGTAGTCCTAAGGTTGAAACTTCAGAGGAACCAAAATCAGAATGTAAGACAGATGAACTAACCAAGGATAAAGAAGAAATTCGAATATCAGAAGACTGCCAGGTATTGGTACCAAATGTAGATAAGGCACAGAAAGAAACTAGTGTGAAAGTTACAGAATCAAATATTCAGAAAGCTTCTGGAACAAAGGAGTCTAACGTTCCTGCTGATGAGCCTATCAGTTTGattgaaagaaatgaaaattCAGAGAATGAAAACCAAGAAGCAAAACAGGAAGAAAATAAATCAG GCACCAGTGACATTCCCAATGATCAGCAAGTAGCAAAAGAAATTTGCAATGGTGAGCATGCAGCAAAAGAAATTAGCAATGCAGAAAATGTTGAAGCAGGAAACGAATCTGTAGCAATTGAAGACAAACAAGATGAACAGAAAGCAGAAAAGACTAAAACTGGTTCAAAAAAACAAATAGCTAGACTTGAAAAACTACTAGAG gaTTTGAGAAATAAGATAGAAGGACTTAAAGAGAAGGAGGTTACTCTTGATGAAATGGATGATGAGTGTTCTTCATATATTTTGGAAGACAAATACCAACAAAAGTTTGTCAAAGTATGGAAAAAAATATGTGAGCTGAAAAATAAATCAGCAGCCACTGGCCGTCCTATTGAAAGAAGGTTTAAGTATTCAg GGACACGTTACCCTGAGATAAACAGAAAGCTGGAGAAATTTGTCAACAAAAGAAAGGAATTTCCAGATTATCATGATGTTAAAGCTGTCATTACAAAAGTTAATCAAGACAAAAAGATTGGTTTAGG ATCTACAGCAATTGAGAGATTAGCAAGAGAAGCCTTCTTAGATGTAGGAGAATCTCTTCAGAAGAGACGAAGACAAGATTTGGCATACACCTCAGCTGGTCATGTTAAGGCTGTTGATAA
- the LOC139512177 gene encoding DNA ligase 1-like isoform X6, whose amino-acid sequence MAFNPDDTFSEFLEFCKPYLELQKSTELIKLLQKRFSDCQEEFKKSSDFADLTEITCAKIESDSKNIFIHLRDFLAELKSKQIDKKRKREATLHDEYDAPSPKSSKGETSDVDSDGGWHKFIKKTATDCKKGRSEYLDLNKTKEVISNQEEQMCITIDDSDEEDTDSSVVNLTVRKPENNTSKQPDKSSAKKIDLNVLNHTKNNSHTNKLKLVQSTTKSQVTSSTTNICNSGLIQKLHKTIESCYSPAQSQKQQKHVTNAQLTESDKCENKCSNKKPLNDIETIVLVDDDEDEDKNEERYEIQNIKRTDKNLTSVNQEKTIRNKESSPRDTNVKKVCETIDIVNKTKDHVNTEPTRIQIIEKETEVKQLTDKETNDIGDEVEVSEQKTVACTQQKIQSSPKVETSEEPKSECKTDELTKDKEEIRISEDCQVLVPNVDKAQKETSVKVTESNIQKASGTKESNVPADEPISLIERNENSENENQEAKQEENKSGTSDIPNDQQVAKEICNGEHAAKEISNAENVEAGNESVAIEDKQDEQKAEKTKTGSKKQIARLEKLLEDLRNKIEGLKEKEVTLDEMDDECSSYILEDKYQQKFVKVWKKICELKNKSAATGRPIERRFKYSGTRYPEINRKLEKFVNKRKEFPDYHDVKAVITKVNQDKKIGLGSTAIERLAREAFLDVGESLQKRRRQDLAYTSAGHVKAVDKLPEDPASHDPDLKKKLNENRKHYKEKMEQVMKKYSDIATATEPNEEENQSEDEDDEEETSQNIDVPEITTS is encoded by the exons ATGGCTTTCAACCCAGATGATACCTTTTCAGAG TTTTTAGAGTTTTGTAAACCTTACTTAGAACTACAAAAATCTACAGAACTGATTAAATTACTGCAGAAAAGGTTTAGTGACTGTCAAGAAGAATTCAAAAAGTCTTCAGACTTTGCAGATTTAACAGAAATTACCTGTGCCAAAATAGAAAGTGatagtaaaaatatatttattcatcttAGAGATTTTCTGGCCGAGTTAAAGTCTAAGCAGATTGACAAAAAAAGGAAAAGGGAGGCAACTCTTCATGATGAATATGATGCACCAAGTCCTAAATCTTCTAAAGGGGAAACAAGCGATGTTGATAGTGATGGGGGTTGgcataaatttatcaaaaagacTGCAACTGATTGCAAAAAAGGTAGATCAGAATATCTAGACCTCAATAAAACAAAAGAAGTCATTTCAAATCAAGAGGAACAAATGTGTATAACTATAGATGATAGTGATGAGGAGGACACAGACAGTAGTGTTGTGAATTTAACAGTCAGGAAACCAGAAAATAATACATCGAAACAACCTGACAAATCCAGTGCTAAAAAGATAGATCTGAACGTACTAAATCATACCAAAAACAACTCTCATACAAATAAGCTCAAACTGGTGCAAAGCACTACAAAGTCTCAGGTCACATCATCAACTACAAATATCTGCAACTCAGGTCTCATACAAAAGTTACACAAAACTATTGAAAGTTGTTACTCGCCTGCTCAAAGTCAAAAACAGCAAAAGCATGTTACAAATGCGCAGTTGACAGAATCAGATAAATGTGAAAACAAATGTTCAAACAAGAAACCCCTAAATGACATTGAAACTATTGTATTAGTCGATGATGATGAAGATGAGGATAAAAATGAAGAAaggtatgaaattcaaaacataaaaaggaCTGATAAAAATCTGACTTCAGTAAATCAAGAGAAGACTATTAGAAACAAAGAATCTAGTCCTCGAGACACCAATGTAAAGAAAGTTTGTGAAACTATAGACATAGTGAATAAAACAAAAGATCATGTTAATACAGAACCAACTAGAATACAAATCATCGAAAAGGAGACAGAAGTCAAACAATTAACAGACAAAGAAACAAATGACATAGGGGATGAAGTTGAAG TTTCTGAACAGAAAACAGTGGCATGCACCCAACAGAAAATTCAAAGTAGTCCTAAGGTTGAAACTTCAGAGGAACCAAAATCAGAATGTAAGACAGATGAACTAACCAAGGATAAAGAAGAAATTCGAATATCAGAAGACTGCCAGGTATTGGTACCAAATGTAGATAAGGCACAGAAAGAAACTAGTGTGAAAGTTACAGAATCAAATATTCAGAAAGCTTCTGGAACAAAGGAGTCTAACGTTCCTGCTGATGAGCCTATCAGTTTGattgaaagaaatgaaaattCAGAGAATGAAAACCAAGAAGCAAAACAGGAAGAAAATAAATCAG GCACCAGTGACATTCCCAATGATCAGCAAGTAGCAAAAGAAATTTGCAATGGTGAGCATGCAGCAAAAGAAATTAGCAATGCAGAAAATGTTGAAGCAGGAAACGAATCTGTAGCAATTGAAGACAAACAAGATGAACAGAAAGCAGAAAAGACTAAAACTGGTTCAAAAAAACAAATAGCTAGACTTGAAAAACTACTAGAG gaTTTGAGAAATAAGATAGAAGGACTTAAAGAGAAGGAGGTTACTCTTGATGAAATGGATGATGAGTGTTCTTCATATATTTTGGAAGACAAATACCAACAAAAGTTTGTCAAAGTATGGAAAAAAATATGTGAGCTGAAAAATAAATCAGCAGCCACTGGCCGTCCTATTGAAAGAAGGTTTAAGTATTCAg GGACACGTTACCCTGAGATAAACAGAAAGCTGGAGAAATTTGTCAACAAAAGAAAGGAATTTCCAGATTATCATGATGTTAAAGCTGTCATTACAAAAGTTAATCAAGACAAAAAGATTGGTTTAGG ATCTACAGCAATTGAGAGATTAGCAAGAGAAGCCTTCTTAGATGTAGGAGAATCTCTTCAGAAGAGACGAAGACAAGATTTGGCATACACCTCAGCTGGTCATGTTAAGGCTGTTGATAA
- the LOC139512177 gene encoding DNA ligase 1-like isoform X5, with product MAFNPDDTFSEFLEFCKPYLELQKSTELIKLLQKRFSDCQEEFKKSSDFADLTEITCAKIESDSKNIFIHLRDFLAELKSKQIDKKRKREATLHDEYDAPSPKSSKGETSDVDSDGGWHKFIKKTATDCKKGRSEYLDLNKTKEVISNQEEQMCITIDDSDEEDTDSSVVNLTVRKPENNTSKQPDKSSAKKIDLNVLNHTKNNSHTNKLKLVQSTTKSQVTSSTTNICNSGLIQKLHKTIESCYSPAQSQKQQKHVTNAQLTESDKCENKCSNKKPLNDIETIVLVDDDEDEDKNEERYEIQNIKRTDKNLTSVNQEKTIRNKESSPRDTNVKKVCETIDIVNKTKDHVNTEPTRIQIIEKETEVKQLTDKETNDIGDEVEVSEQKTVACTQQKIQSSPKVETSEEPKSECKTDELTKDKEEIRISEDCQVLVPNVDKAQKETSVKVTESNIQKASGTKESNVPADEPISLIERNENSENENQEAKQEENKSGTSDIPNDQQVAKEICNGEHAAKEISNAENVEAGNESVAIEDKQDEQKAEKTKTGSKKQIARLEKLLEDLRNKIEGLKEKEVTLDEMDDECSSYILEDKYQQKFVKVWKKICELKNKSAATGRPIERRFKYSGTRYPEINRKLEKFVNKRKEFPDYHDVKAVITKVNQDKKIGLGSTAIERLAREAFLDVGESLQKRRRQDLAYTSAGHVKAVDKLPEDPASHDPDLKKKLNENRKHYKEKMEQVMKKYSDIATATEPNEEENQSEDEDDEEETSQNIDSLKTEEVQY from the exons ATGGCTTTCAACCCAGATGATACCTTTTCAGAG TTTTTAGAGTTTTGTAAACCTTACTTAGAACTACAAAAATCTACAGAACTGATTAAATTACTGCAGAAAAGGTTTAGTGACTGTCAAGAAGAATTCAAAAAGTCTTCAGACTTTGCAGATTTAACAGAAATTACCTGTGCCAAAATAGAAAGTGatagtaaaaatatatttattcatcttAGAGATTTTCTGGCCGAGTTAAAGTCTAAGCAGATTGACAAAAAAAGGAAAAGGGAGGCAACTCTTCATGATGAATATGATGCACCAAGTCCTAAATCTTCTAAAGGGGAAACAAGCGATGTTGATAGTGATGGGGGTTGgcataaatttatcaaaaagacTGCAACTGATTGCAAAAAAGGTAGATCAGAATATCTAGACCTCAATAAAACAAAAGAAGTCATTTCAAATCAAGAGGAACAAATGTGTATAACTATAGATGATAGTGATGAGGAGGACACAGACAGTAGTGTTGTGAATTTAACAGTCAGGAAACCAGAAAATAATACATCGAAACAACCTGACAAATCCAGTGCTAAAAAGATAGATCTGAACGTACTAAATCATACCAAAAACAACTCTCATACAAATAAGCTCAAACTGGTGCAAAGCACTACAAAGTCTCAGGTCACATCATCAACTACAAATATCTGCAACTCAGGTCTCATACAAAAGTTACACAAAACTATTGAAAGTTGTTACTCGCCTGCTCAAAGTCAAAAACAGCAAAAGCATGTTACAAATGCGCAGTTGACAGAATCAGATAAATGTGAAAACAAATGTTCAAACAAGAAACCCCTAAATGACATTGAAACTATTGTATTAGTCGATGATGATGAAGATGAGGATAAAAATGAAGAAaggtatgaaattcaaaacataaaaaggaCTGATAAAAATCTGACTTCAGTAAATCAAGAGAAGACTATTAGAAACAAAGAATCTAGTCCTCGAGACACCAATGTAAAGAAAGTTTGTGAAACTATAGACATAGTGAATAAAACAAAAGATCATGTTAATACAGAACCAACTAGAATACAAATCATCGAAAAGGAGACAGAAGTCAAACAATTAACAGACAAAGAAACAAATGACATAGGGGATGAAGTTGAAG TTTCTGAACAGAAAACAGTGGCATGCACCCAACAGAAAATTCAAAGTAGTCCTAAGGTTGAAACTTCAGAGGAACCAAAATCAGAATGTAAGACAGATGAACTAACCAAGGATAAAGAAGAAATTCGAATATCAGAAGACTGCCAGGTATTGGTACCAAATGTAGATAAGGCACAGAAAGAAACTAGTGTGAAAGTTACAGAATCAAATATTCAGAAAGCTTCTGGAACAAAGGAGTCTAACGTTCCTGCTGATGAGCCTATCAGTTTGattgaaagaaatgaaaattCAGAGAATGAAAACCAAGAAGCAAAACAGGAAGAAAATAAATCAG GCACCAGTGACATTCCCAATGATCAGCAAGTAGCAAAAGAAATTTGCAATGGTGAGCATGCAGCAAAAGAAATTAGCAATGCAGAAAATGTTGAAGCAGGAAACGAATCTGTAGCAATTGAAGACAAACAAGATGAACAGAAAGCAGAAAAGACTAAAACTGGTTCAAAAAAACAAATAGCTAGACTTGAAAAACTACTAGAG gaTTTGAGAAATAAGATAGAAGGACTTAAAGAGAAGGAGGTTACTCTTGATGAAATGGATGATGAGTGTTCTTCATATATTTTGGAAGACAAATACCAACAAAAGTTTGTCAAAGTATGGAAAAAAATATGTGAGCTGAAAAATAAATCAGCAGCCACTGGCCGTCCTATTGAAAGAAGGTTTAAGTATTCAg GGACACGTTACCCTGAGATAAACAGAAAGCTGGAGAAATTTGTCAACAAAAGAAAGGAATTTCCAGATTATCATGATGTTAAAGCTGTCATTACAAAAGTTAATCAAGACAAAAAGATTGGTTTAGG ATCTACAGCAATTGAGAGATTAGCAAGAGAAGCCTTCTTAGATGTAGGAGAATCTCTTCAGAAGAGACGAAGACAAGATTTGGCATACACCTCAGCTGGTCATGTTAAGGCTGTTGATAA